A DNA window from Chlamydomonas reinhardtii strain CC-503 cw92 mt+ chromosome 13, whole genome shotgun sequence contains the following coding sequences:
- a CDS encoding ribosomal protein S16: MATQSVQTFGRKKTAVAVAYCKQGSGLIKLNGQPLELVKPEALRFKVFEPILVIGRAKVKNLDIRLRVKGGGHVSQIYALRQAIAKAVVAFYQKYVDEQSKQQIKDALLQFDRTLLVADPRRCEPKKFGGRGARARFQKSYR, encoded by the exons ATGGCGACCCAG TCGGTGCAGACTTTCGGCCGCAAG AAGACCGCCGTCGCGGTGGCCTACTGcaagcagggcagcggcctcaTTAAGCTGAATG GCCAGCCCCTGGAGCTGGTGAAGCCCGAGGCTCTGCGCTTCAAGGTGTTTGAGCCCATCCTGGTGATTGGCCGCGCCAAGGTGAAGAACCTGGACATCCGCCTGCGCGtcaagggcggcggccacgtgtcGCAGATCTACG CTCTGCGCCAGGCCATCGCCAAGGCCGTGGTTGCCTTCTACCAGAAGTACGTGGACGAGCAGAGCAAGCAGCAGATCAAGGACGCGCTCCTGCAGTTCGACAggacgctgctggtggctgacccccgccgctgcgagcCCAAGAA GTTCGGTGGTcgcggtgcccgcgcccgcttccAGAAGTCGTACCGTTAA